A single genomic interval of Rhinatrema bivittatum chromosome 12, aRhiBiv1.1, whole genome shotgun sequence harbors:
- the VPS11 gene encoding vacuolar protein sorting-associated protein 11 homolog isoform X1 yields MMSVYVATCLHSPRSYDRTWFLSHDRSTAAEKMAAYLQWRRFVFFDKETVREPGDSGTGKFFSLPPAITVCDSGKGSLVFGDMEGQIWFLSRSLQLSSFQAYKLRVTHLYQLKQHSILVSVGEDEEGINPLVKVWNLEKRDGGNPLCTRIFPAIPGNKPTVVSCLTVHENLNFMVIGFTDGSVVLTKGDITRDRHSKTQILQEGNYPVTGLAFRQAGKSTHLFVVTTESVQSYELSQKDYPRLELDAHGCGLRCSALSDPSQDAQFIVARNECVYLYQPDERGPCFAFDGQKLIVHWYRGYLIIVSKDKKVSPKSEFSGREGQSSDKQILSVYDLYNKFVAYSCVFEDVIDVLAEWGSLYVLTRDGRLHVLQERDTQTKLEMLFKKNLFVMAINLAKSQHLDSDGLSEIFRQYGDHLYNKGDHDGAIQQYIRTIGKLEPSYVIRKFLDAQRIHNLTAYLQALHLQSLANADHTTLLLNCYTKLKDSTKLEGFIKASESEVHFDVETAIKVLRQTGYYTHAVYLAEKHAHHEWYLKIQLEDIKNYQEALRYIGKLPFYQAESNMKRYGKILMHHVPSETTQLLKTLCTDYHPHGEELEAQEGRRAYSEEFIPIFANNPCELKVFLEHMTEVQPDSPQGVYDTLLELRLQNWAHEQDPQVKQKLQSEAISLLKSGHFRTVFDKALILCQMHNFKDGVLYLYEQGKLFQQIMHYHMQHEQYQKVIEVCERYGDQQSCLWEQALSYFARNEEDCKEYITAVLKHIEKKNLMPPLLVVQTLAHNSTATLSVIKDYLINKLQKQNSQTELDEQHIQKYREETSRIRQEIQELKTSPKIFQKTKCSMCSSGLELPSVHFLCGHSFHQHCFESYAESEAECPTCMPENRKVMDMIRAQEQKQDLHDQFQHQLKCSSDGFAVVADYFGRGVFNKLTLITDPPVGRPTMTVDAGLQRELLIHMKRNV; encoded by the exons ATGATGAGCGTGTACGTAGCTACCTGCCTTCATTCGCCCAGGTCATATGACCGAACTTGGTTCTTGTCACATGACAGGTCTACGGCAGCTGAGAAGATGGCGGCGTATCTCCAGTGGCGGCGGTTTGTGTTTTTTGATAAGGAGACCGTGCGGGAGCCGGGGGACAGCGGCACCGGGAAGTTTTTCTCCTTGCCCCCGGCTATTACCGTCTGCGACTCTGGCAAGGGTAGTCTCGTCTTCGGTG ATATGGAAGGTCAGATTTGGTTCCTGTCTCGCTCTTTGCAGCTGAGCTCCTTTCAGGCGTACAAGCTAAGAGTGACGCATCTATATCAACTGAAACAACATAGCATCCTGGTCTCTGTTGGTGAAGATGAGGAAGGAATTAATCCTCTG GTAAAAGTTTGGAATCTGGAGAAAAGGGATGGTGGAAACCCTCTTTGCACCAGGATTTTCCCAGCAATACCAGGAAACAAGCCCACGGTGGTGTCCTGCCTCACTGTCCATGAGAATCTCAACTTCATGGTTATTG gTTTTACAGATGGCAGTGTTGTCCTCACAAAAGGGGACATCACACGGGACAGACACAGCAAGACCCAAATCCTGCAAGAAGGCAATTACCCAGTCACTGGCCTTGCCTTCCGCCAAGCTGGTAAATCCACTCATCTGTTCGTTGTCACTACAGAGAGTGTGCAG TCCTATGAGCTGTCACAAAAGGATTACCCACGGTTAGAGCTGGATGCACATGGCTGCGGATTGCGCTGCTCAGCGCTCAGTGACCCTTCCCAGGATGCACAGTTCATTGTGGCAAGGAACGAGTGTGTGTACCTGTACCAGCCGGATGAGCGTGGCCCCTGCTTTGCCTTTGATGGGCAAAAGCTGATTGTTCACTGGTATCGGGGATACCTTATCATCGTATCCAAGGATAAGAAGGTCTCCCCAAA GTCGGAGTTTTCAGGACGCGAGGGCCAGAGCTCAGATAAGCAGATCCTGAGTGTGTACGACTTGTACAATAAGTTTGTCGCATACAGCTGTGTGTTCGAGGATGTGATTGACGTGCTGGCGGAGTGGGGGTCTCTGTATGTGCTGACCCGGGATGGGAGGCTGCACGTGCTGcaggagagagacacacagaccAAGCTGGAG ATGCTGTTTAAGAAGAACTTGTTTGTGATGGCCATTAACCTGGCCAAGAGCCAGCACCTGGACAGTGATGGTCTATCAGAAATCTTCAGGCAGTACGGAGACCATCTGTATAACAAGGGAGACCACGATGGAGCCATTCAGCAGTACATACG GACAATAGGGAAGCTGGAGCCCTCGTATGTGATCAGGAAGTTCTTGGATGCTCAGCGCATCCACAACTTGACAGCATACCTTCAGGCACTGCACCTTCAGTCACTGGCTAATGCCGACCACACCACTCTGTTGCTGAACTGCTACACCAAGCTGAAGGACAGCACCAAGCTTGAAGGTTTCATCAAG GCCAGCGAGAGTGAGGTGCACTTTGACGTGGAAACGGCTATAAAGGTACTGCGACAGACAGGGTACTACACACATGCGGTGTACCTGGCAGAGAAACACGCACACCACGAGTGGTACTTAAAGATACAACTGGAGGATATCAAG AATTACCAGGAGGCGCTGCGCTATATTGGCAAGCTACCATTCTACCAGGCAGAGAGCAACATGAAGCGCTATGGCAAAATCCTCATGCACCATGTGCCCAGCGAGACCACCCAGCTGCTGAAAACCCTCTGCACAGACTACCACCCACATGGAGAGGAGCTGGAGGCACAAGAGGGCAGAAGG GCTTATTCTGAAGAATTTATTCCAATCTTCGCAAATAACCCATGTGAGCTGAAGGTGTTCCTGGAGCATATGACAGAGGTGCAGCCAGACTCTCCACAAGGCGTCTATGACACACTTTTGGAATTGAGGCTCCAGAACTGGGCACATGAGCAAGATCCTCAG GTGAAGCAGAAACTCCAGAGTGAGGCCATCTCCCTGCTCAAGAGTGGCCACTTCAGGACGGTGTTTGATAAAGCTTTAATCCTGTGTCAGATGCATAACTTCAAGGATGGGGTGCTCTACCTGTATGAGCAGGGCAAGCT GTTCCAGCAGATTATGCACTATCACATGCAGCATGAGCAGTACCAGAAGGTGATCGAGGTGTGTGAGCGCTACGGCGACCAGCAGAGCTGCCTGTGGGAGCAGGCGCTTAGTTACTTTGCCCGGAACGAGGAGGATTGCAAAGAATATATCACAGCTGTGCTGAAACACATTGAGAAAAAGAATCTCATGCCACCTCTGCTAG TGGTACAGACTCTTGCTCACAACTCCACAGCCACGCTGTCTGTCATCAAAGATTATCTCATCAACAAACTGCAGAAGCAGAACAGCCAGACAGAGCTGGACGAACAGCACATCCAGAAGTACCGAGAAGAAACCTCTCGAATCCGGCAAGAGATCCAGGAGCTCAAAACCAG TCCCAAGATATTTCAGAAGACTAAGTGCAGCATGTGCAGCAGTGGTCTGGAGCTGCCCTCTGTACACTTCCTTTGCGGACATTCCTTCCACCAGCACTGCTTTGAAAGCTATGCAGAGAGTGAGGCCGAGTGTCCGACCTGCATGCCTGAGAACCGCAAAGTGATGGACATGATCCGAGCCCAGGAGCAGAAACAAGACCTGCATGATCAGTTCCAGCACCAG CTTAAGTGTTCCAGTGATGGTTTTGCAGTGGTAGCTGATTATTTTGGCCGTGGAGTCTTCAATAAACTCACTCTTATCACAGACCCACCTGTGGGCAGGCCTACCATGACTGTTGATGCTGGTCTACAGCGAGAACTGCTCATCCACATGAAACGCAATGTATAA
- the VPS11 gene encoding vacuolar protein sorting-associated protein 11 homolog isoform X2 translates to MVETLFAPGFSQQYQETSPRWCPASLSMRISTSWLLVLQMAVLSSQKGTSHGTDTARPKSCKKAITQSLALPSAKLSYELSQKDYPRLELDAHGCGLRCSALSDPSQDAQFIVARNECVYLYQPDERGPCFAFDGQKLIVHWYRGYLIIVSKDKKVSPKSEFSGREGQSSDKQILSVYDLYNKFVAYSCVFEDVIDVLAEWGSLYVLTRDGRLHVLQERDTQTKLEMLFKKNLFVMAINLAKSQHLDSDGLSEIFRQYGDHLYNKGDHDGAIQQYIRTIGKLEPSYVIRKFLDAQRIHNLTAYLQALHLQSLANADHTTLLLNCYTKLKDSTKLEGFIKASESEVHFDVETAIKVLRQTGYYTHAVYLAEKHAHHEWYLKIQLEDIKNYQEALRYIGKLPFYQAESNMKRYGKILMHHVPSETTQLLKTLCTDYHPHGEELEAQEGRRAYSEEFIPIFANNPCELKVFLEHMTEVQPDSPQGVYDTLLELRLQNWAHEQDPQVKQKLQSEAISLLKSGHFRTVFDKALILCQMHNFKDGVLYLYEQGKLFQQIMHYHMQHEQYQKVIEVCERYGDQQSCLWEQALSYFARNEEDCKEYITAVLKHIEKKNLMPPLLVVQTLAHNSTATLSVIKDYLINKLQKQNSQTELDEQHIQKYREETSRIRQEIQELKTSPKIFQKTKCSMCSSGLELPSVHFLCGHSFHQHCFESYAESEAECPTCMPENRKVMDMIRAQEQKQDLHDQFQHQLKCSSDGFAVVADYFGRGVFNKLTLITDPPVGRPTMTVDAGLQRELLIHMKRNV, encoded by the exons ATGGTGGAAACCCTCTTTGCACCAGGATTTTCCCAGCAATACCAGGAAACAAGCCCACGGTGGTGTCCTGCCTCACTGTCCATGAGAATCTCAACTTCATGGTTATTG gTTTTACAGATGGCAGTGTTGTCCTCACAAAAGGGGACATCACACGGGACAGACACAGCAAGACCCAAATCCTGCAAGAAGGCAATTACCCAGTCACTGGCCTTGCCTTCCGCCAAGCTG TCCTATGAGCTGTCACAAAAGGATTACCCACGGTTAGAGCTGGATGCACATGGCTGCGGATTGCGCTGCTCAGCGCTCAGTGACCCTTCCCAGGATGCACAGTTCATTGTGGCAAGGAACGAGTGTGTGTACCTGTACCAGCCGGATGAGCGTGGCCCCTGCTTTGCCTTTGATGGGCAAAAGCTGATTGTTCACTGGTATCGGGGATACCTTATCATCGTATCCAAGGATAAGAAGGTCTCCCCAAA GTCGGAGTTTTCAGGACGCGAGGGCCAGAGCTCAGATAAGCAGATCCTGAGTGTGTACGACTTGTACAATAAGTTTGTCGCATACAGCTGTGTGTTCGAGGATGTGATTGACGTGCTGGCGGAGTGGGGGTCTCTGTATGTGCTGACCCGGGATGGGAGGCTGCACGTGCTGcaggagagagacacacagaccAAGCTGGAG ATGCTGTTTAAGAAGAACTTGTTTGTGATGGCCATTAACCTGGCCAAGAGCCAGCACCTGGACAGTGATGGTCTATCAGAAATCTTCAGGCAGTACGGAGACCATCTGTATAACAAGGGAGACCACGATGGAGCCATTCAGCAGTACATACG GACAATAGGGAAGCTGGAGCCCTCGTATGTGATCAGGAAGTTCTTGGATGCTCAGCGCATCCACAACTTGACAGCATACCTTCAGGCACTGCACCTTCAGTCACTGGCTAATGCCGACCACACCACTCTGTTGCTGAACTGCTACACCAAGCTGAAGGACAGCACCAAGCTTGAAGGTTTCATCAAG GCCAGCGAGAGTGAGGTGCACTTTGACGTGGAAACGGCTATAAAGGTACTGCGACAGACAGGGTACTACACACATGCGGTGTACCTGGCAGAGAAACACGCACACCACGAGTGGTACTTAAAGATACAACTGGAGGATATCAAG AATTACCAGGAGGCGCTGCGCTATATTGGCAAGCTACCATTCTACCAGGCAGAGAGCAACATGAAGCGCTATGGCAAAATCCTCATGCACCATGTGCCCAGCGAGACCACCCAGCTGCTGAAAACCCTCTGCACAGACTACCACCCACATGGAGAGGAGCTGGAGGCACAAGAGGGCAGAAGG GCTTATTCTGAAGAATTTATTCCAATCTTCGCAAATAACCCATGTGAGCTGAAGGTGTTCCTGGAGCATATGACAGAGGTGCAGCCAGACTCTCCACAAGGCGTCTATGACACACTTTTGGAATTGAGGCTCCAGAACTGGGCACATGAGCAAGATCCTCAG GTGAAGCAGAAACTCCAGAGTGAGGCCATCTCCCTGCTCAAGAGTGGCCACTTCAGGACGGTGTTTGATAAAGCTTTAATCCTGTGTCAGATGCATAACTTCAAGGATGGGGTGCTCTACCTGTATGAGCAGGGCAAGCT GTTCCAGCAGATTATGCACTATCACATGCAGCATGAGCAGTACCAGAAGGTGATCGAGGTGTGTGAGCGCTACGGCGACCAGCAGAGCTGCCTGTGGGAGCAGGCGCTTAGTTACTTTGCCCGGAACGAGGAGGATTGCAAAGAATATATCACAGCTGTGCTGAAACACATTGAGAAAAAGAATCTCATGCCACCTCTGCTAG TGGTACAGACTCTTGCTCACAACTCCACAGCCACGCTGTCTGTCATCAAAGATTATCTCATCAACAAACTGCAGAAGCAGAACAGCCAGACAGAGCTGGACGAACAGCACATCCAGAAGTACCGAGAAGAAACCTCTCGAATCCGGCAAGAGATCCAGGAGCTCAAAACCAG TCCCAAGATATTTCAGAAGACTAAGTGCAGCATGTGCAGCAGTGGTCTGGAGCTGCCCTCTGTACACTTCCTTTGCGGACATTCCTTCCACCAGCACTGCTTTGAAAGCTATGCAGAGAGTGAGGCCGAGTGTCCGACCTGCATGCCTGAGAACCGCAAAGTGATGGACATGATCCGAGCCCAGGAGCAGAAACAAGACCTGCATGATCAGTTCCAGCACCAG CTTAAGTGTTCCAGTGATGGTTTTGCAGTGGTAGCTGATTATTTTGGCCGTGGAGTCTTCAATAAACTCACTCTTATCACAGACCCACCTGTGGGCAGGCCTACCATGACTGTTGATGCTGGTCTACAGCGAGAACTGCTCATCCACATGAAACGCAATGTATAA